Below is a window of Pseudomonas sp. B21-040 DNA.
GCTGAACGTCTCGCTGCCGAGCGTCGCAAGGACAATCCGTAGCAGAGGATATTTATCGCGCGGATCAAGAAACAGGCTCGCGTGGATGAGCCGAACGGATGATGGGGATCAATCCATCCACGCCAGACTGTAAAAGCGGCCCGGGCTTCCTTGCCCGGGTCGTGTAGCGGGGTAAATCAGAACTTCGCTTCAGCATCCAGTTGCAGGGTGTTGATGTCGGAATCGGTCTTCTTGATGCTGGCGTTGGTGTAGTCGGAGTTAGCCATGAAGTACGTGGCGCCGAGGTTGAAGTTCTTGTCCAACTCGTAACTCACTTTCAGCTTGCTGCCGCGCGAACCGGTGTAGCCGTTGGCGAAGTCGGAGTCGGTGAAGGCACCCACCACAGAGTTCTGTTGGACGTCGCGGTAGTTGTAGTCCACTGCGAAGCCGTAGAACTTGGACTTGACGCCGGCCAACCAGCCAGTGTCCTGGTCGTTGCTCGCGTCTTTGTTGTTGACGTACTGACCGTACAACGAAAGCGGTACTGGCAGGTTGGTGAAGTCGAGCTGACCAAAACCTTCATACAGCTTGAACGTTTCGCCCGGGCTGTTGCCGTTGACGGCCAGTGCGCATGGCGCGGTGACGGTGCCGGTGGTCGGGCAAGCACTGTTGCTGTCGTTGTCATACGAATAGATGCTGCCGCCCAACGTCATTTTCATGCTGTCGGTGATGGCGAAGCGTGCACCCAACTGGCCGGCGTACAGACGCAGGTCATGCTTGAACTGCACGCCTTCACCGTCGACGTTGTCCTTGAGGGTGTAGTGACCGGCGCTACCGAACAACTCGGTGCTGCCGCTCAGCGGGTATTTGTAGGTCGCAGCCAGGCCTTCCGGGTTGATGTCGCTATCCCAGATGATGTCGCCCATGCTCACCCATTGCTGTGGCATCTTGCCGCCAACCAGGTGCAGGTTCTTGATCGCGTCAGGGTGGTAGTCGACGTAACCCTGGTCCAGCCAGATCGACTTCTTGTCGAAGTAGTTGTTCAGGTCCTGGTTGGTGGAACGGGCATCGTCGTTGTTGCCGGTGGCGATACGGATGCCGGTGTCGACTTGCGGGTTGATTTCGCTGTAGGCACCCAGGCGGGCACGAATGCGCTGGCGATCCTGGTCTTTGTTGTTTGGAACGCCATCGTTGTGTACGGTTTCCTCACGGAAGCGCACGTCGCCCTTGAATTGGGTCTTGGCAGCCCACGCCAGTTTCTGGTCGAAGGTGCTCAGTTCAGTGGTTTTCTTCGCGGTTGCTGCGATCTGCTCGTTGGTCTCTTGCTGAGCCTGACGGGCGATTTGCTGATCTTTCTGATCCCGGGCCAGTTCAGCTTGCAGTTCACTGTACTGCGCAGTGGTAATCGAGCCGTTAGCCTTGAGCATGTCGAGCAGTTTGGCGTCGACTGCGGCGCTGGCGGAAACGCTCATGGCCAGCAACAGCCCGCCACACAGGGCCGCCGCAGTTTTCGTGGAAGCAAGACGCATATCAATCTCCGAAGATGAGAGTGGATGACTGAGCCATCCAGGGCACAACCGACCATTGATGGACGGAAAACAGTGGCCGGGTATAACCCGGCGCTATAAAAACAGGCGCCAGTATCGCGATGGTTTATGACAAAGCAGTGGCGAAGTGATGGCGTCTAGATGACGATAAAAAGGCTGTTTGAACTTTTTCTTCGGACGTTTGTCGGCGAAACGCGTGTGTGCAACCGGTGGCGATAAGCGATACTCGCGAGGCTTTCACGCAAGAAGTGGAGAGGAAGTTGATGCCGCTGCAACGTTTGGAAAATCTGTCTGAAATCGCCCCCCAGGCCTGGGACACCCTGGTGCCTGAGAATCAGCCATTTCTGCGCCACGCCTTTCTCAGTGCGCTGGAAGACAGCGGCAGCCTTGGGCCGCATTCCGGCTGGCAGCCCGAGCATTTGTTGCACATGGAAGGTGATCGGCTGATCGCCGCGCTGCCCAGTTACCGCAAGTGGCATTCTTACGGCGAGTACGTGTTCGATCACGCTTGGGCCGATGCCTGTGAGCGAGCCGGCATCGACTATTACCCCAAATTATTGACCGCCGTGCCCTTCAGCCCGGTCAGCGGGCCACGGCTGCTGGCGGCCAGCGTCGAGGACGGTTTCGAGTTACTCAAGAGCTTGCCGGGGTATCTGGAGATTGAAGAGCTCTCCAGCGCGCACATCAATTTCACCGATTCGTTTACGGACGCGGCACTGGCCGAACAACCCGGTTGGTTGCAGCGAATAGGCTGTCAGTACCACTGGCAAAATCGCGGCTATCGGGACTTTCAGGACTTCCTCGACGTCCTGAGTTCACGCAAGCGCAAGCAGATGCGCAAAGAACGTGAACAGGTAGCGGGGCAGGGGATTGAGTTCGAATGGCTTGAGGGGCGGCAACTGGATCAGGCGCAGTGGGATTTCGTCTACGCCTGCTATGCCAATACCTATGCGGTACGTCGACAAAGGCCTTACTTGACGCGCGAATTCTTCAGCCTGCTGGCCGAGCGCATGCCGGAATCGATTCGGGTGGTGTTGGCCAAACAGGGCTCAAGACCGGTGGCCATGGCGTTCAGTCTGGTGGGTGGCGACAGTTTTTACGGTCGTTACTGGGGTTGTCTGGCCGAGTTTGATCGACTGCATTTCGAGACTTGTTTCTATCAAGGTATGGATTATGCGATTGCCAACGGCTTTCAGCGTTTTGACGCGGGTGCCCAAGGCGAGCACAAACTGATTCGCGGGTTTGAACCGGTGATCACGCATTCCTGGCATTACTTGCGCCATCCCGGCCTGAAAGCAGCGGTCAAAGACTTCCTGCAGCAAGAACGCGTTGGGGTGTTGGCGTATGCCGAGGAGGCGAGGACCGCCTTGCCTTATCGGCAAGACTGATCCTCGTCCCAGGTCTTAAGTGTCTTCCTTGCCCAGCCACCGATAGAGCACGCCGCCGACTATCGCGCCCAGCAGTGGCGCCACCCAGAACATCCACAGTTGTTGAATCGCCCAGCCGCCGACGATCAGTGCCGGGCCGGTACTGCGCGCCGGGTTGACCGAGGTGTTGGTGACCGGAATCGAGATCAGGTGGATGAGGGTCAGCCCCAGGCCGATGGCAATAGGGGCCAGTCCAGCCGGAGCGCGTTTGTCGGTGGCGCCGAGGATGATCAGGATGAACATCGCCGTCATCACCAGTTCACAGACAAAACCTGCCGCCATGGCATAGCCGCCAGGGGAATGTTCACCATAACCGTTGGATGCCAGGCCACCGGCCAGGTCGAAACCGGGTTTGCCGCTGGCAATGAAGTACAGTAATGCGGCTGCAATTATCCCGCCGATGACCTGCGCAATGATGTACGCCGGCAGCTCCTTGGCGGGAAAGCGTCCACCGACTACCAACCCCAATGACACGGCCGGGTTAAGGTGACAACCGGAGATATGGCCAATAGCGAACGCCATGGTCAGCACCGTCAACCCAAACGCCAGGGACACCCCCAGCAAACCGATCCCCACCTCCGGGAAAGCGGCGGCCAGCACCGCACTGCCACACCCCCCCAGCACCAGCCAGAACGTACCAACCAACTCTGTCGCTGATCGTTTGAATAGAGACATAGAGCGTGCCCTTTCGAGGTTTTACTGTCTATCGCATCCAGCAGATGGACTGCAGAACCATCACCAGAACCTTGGCTGAGTACAGCAGGGTTTCAAGAGAATTCCAGCAGGTAGCCGAGGGCCGATCGTTCCCACGCTCTGCGTGGGAATGCTTCAAGGGACGCTCTGCGTCCAGTGACGCGGAGCGTCACCGGCTGCATTCCCACGCAGAGCGAGGGAACGATCAGACAGGATCTGTGGTGAGAACAAGACTCAATCGATGCCGACAAAGCCTCCGGTCTGGTGCTGCCACAACCGTGCATACAACCCGCCATGGGCCAGCAGTTCGGCGTGGGTGCCGGTTTCGGCAATCTTGCCGTTTTCCAGAACCACCAGCCGGTCCATCCGGGCGATGGTCGAAAGTCGGTGAGCGATGGCAATCACGGTTTTGCCCTGCATCAGGGTTTCCAGGCTTTCCTGGATCGCTGCTTCCACCTCCGAATCCAGTGCCGACGTGGCCTCGTCCATGATCAGGATCGGCGCATCCTTGAGCAGCACGCGAGCAATCGCAATACGCTGGCGCTGCCCCCCGGAGAGTTTCACCCCGCGTTCACCGACATGCGCATCGAAGCCGGTGCGGCCTTCGGCATCGGACAGCAAGGGGATGAACTCGTCGGCGCGGGCCTTGTGGACCGCGTCCCAGAGCTCTGCGTCGGTGGCGTCGGGTTTGCCGTACAGCAAGTTGTCACGGATCGAACGGTGCAACAGCGACGTGTCCTGGGTGATCATGCCGATACGCTCGCGCAGGCTTTCCTGGCCGACATCGGCAATGTTCTGGCCATCGATAAGGATTCGCCCTCCCTCCACGTCATACAGACGCAGCAGCAGGTTGACCAAGGTCGATTTCCCGGCACCGGAGGGCCCGATCAGGCCGATCTTTTCACCGGCCTTGATGCTCAGGTTGAGGTCGCCGATGATCCCGCTCTTCTTGCCGTAGTGGAAATCCACGTGCTCGAAACGCACTTCGCCACGGGCGACGGCCAGCGGTTTGGCCTCATCCCGATCGGTCACGCTGACCGGTTGCGAGATGGTCTGCAAACCGTCCTGGACCATGCCGATGTTTTCGAAGATGCCCGTGACCACCCACATGATCCAGCCGGACATGTTGACGATGCGGATCACCAGGCCAGTGGCCAGGGCAATCGCGCCCACGGAGATCAGCGACTGCGTCCACAGCCACAGCGCCAGGCCGGTGGTGGTGACGATCAGCAAGCCGTTCATGCTGGTGATGACCACGTCCATGCTGGTGACCACGCGACCGGCCAGTTGGGCCTTCACCGTCTGTTCTTCGATGGCTTCCTTGGCGTACTGCTGTTCGAAGTTGGTGTGGGCGAACAGTTTCAGCGTGGTGATGTTGGTGTAGCCATCGACGATCCGCCCCATGAGTTTGGAGCGCGCATCGGAAGACACCACCGAACGCTCCTTGACCCGTGGCACGAAGTAATAGAGCGCCCCCATGTACGCGGCGATCCAGCTCAGCAACGGGATCATCAAGCGCCAGTCGGCTTCGGCAAACAACACCAGTGAACTGATCGCATAGATCAGCACGTGCCAGAGCGCATCCACCGCTTGCACGGCCGAATCGCGCAGCGAGTTGCCGGTCTGCATGATGCGCTGGGCGATGCGCCCGGCGAAGTCGTTCTGGAAGAAATTGAGGCTCTGTTTGAGCACGTAACTGTGGTTCTGCCAGCGGATCATGCTGGTCATGCTGGGGCTCAGGGTCTGGTGCACCAGCAAGTCATGCAGGCCAACGAACACCGGGCGCAGGATCAGCGCCACCACGGCCATCCAGGCCAGTTCAATGCCGTGTTCCTTGAAGAAGTCGGCACCGGGCGTGCCTTGGGCGAGGTCGATGATGCGGCTCAGGTAGCTGAACAGCGCCACTTCGATCAGTGCGCCGAACAGGCCGACGATCAGCAGGGCGGCGAAGCTTGGCCAGACCTGCTTGAGGTAGTAGGTATAAAAAGGGAGAACGCGATCCGGCGGAGCGGCCGTCGGGGCGTCGCGAAACACGTCGATCAGTTGTTCAAAACGGCGATAAAGCATCAGTTTCTCGCCCGTAAACGGGCTCTCCTTTAAACGGTTTGAGCGTTGCCGGCAAAACCGGCAACGG
It encodes the following:
- a CDS encoding putative porin, which encodes MRLASTKTAAALCGGLLLAMSVSASAAVDAKLLDMLKANGSITTAQYSELQAELARDQKDQQIARQAQQETNEQIAATAKKTTELSTFDQKLAWAAKTQFKGDVRFREETVHNDGVPNNKDQDRQRIRARLGAYSEINPQVDTGIRIATGNNDDARSTNQDLNNYFDKKSIWLDQGYVDYHPDAIKNLHLVGGKMPQQWVSMGDIIWDSDINPEGLAATYKYPLSGSTELFGSAGHYTLKDNVDGEGVQFKHDLRLYAGQLGARFAITDSMKMTLGGSIYSYDNDSNSACPTTGTVTAPCALAVNGNSPGETFKLYEGFGQLDFTNLPVPLSLYGQYVNNKDASNDQDTGWLAGVKSKFYGFAVDYNYRDVQQNSVVGAFTDSDFANGYTGSRGSKLKVSYELDKNFNLGATYFMANSDYTNASIKKTDSDINTLQLDAEAKF
- the aqpZ gene encoding aquaporin Z → MSLFKRSATELVGTFWLVLGGCGSAVLAAAFPEVGIGLLGVSLAFGLTVLTMAFAIGHISGCHLNPAVSLGLVVGGRFPAKELPAYIIAQVIGGIIAAALLYFIASGKPGFDLAGGLASNGYGEHSPGGYAMAAGFVCELVMTAMFILIILGATDKRAPAGLAPIAIGLGLTLIHLISIPVTNTSVNPARSTGPALIVGGWAIQQLWMFWVAPLLGAIVGGVLYRWLGKEDT
- a CDS encoding ABC transporter ATP-binding protein, producing the protein MLYRRFEQLIDVFRDAPTAAPPDRVLPFYTYYLKQVWPSFAALLIVGLFGALIEVALFSYLSRIIDLAQGTPGADFFKEHGIELAWMAVVALILRPVFVGLHDLLVHQTLSPSMTSMIRWQNHSYVLKQSLNFFQNDFAGRIAQRIMQTGNSLRDSAVQAVDALWHVLIYAISSLVLFAEADWRLMIPLLSWIAAYMGALYYFVPRVKERSVVSSDARSKLMGRIVDGYTNITTLKLFAHTNFEQQYAKEAIEEQTVKAQLAGRVVTSMDVVITSMNGLLIVTTTGLALWLWTQSLISVGAIALATGLVIRIVNMSGWIMWVVTGIFENIGMVQDGLQTISQPVSVTDRDEAKPLAVARGEVRFEHVDFHYGKKSGIIGDLNLSIKAGEKIGLIGPSGAGKSTLVNLLLRLYDVEGGRILIDGQNIADVGQESLRERIGMITQDTSLLHRSIRDNLLYGKPDATDAELWDAVHKARADEFIPLLSDAEGRTGFDAHVGERGVKLSGGQRQRIAIARVLLKDAPILIMDEATSALDSEVEAAIQESLETLMQGKTVIAIAHRLSTIARMDRLVVLENGKIAETGTHAELLAHGGLYARLWQHQTGGFVGID
- a CDS encoding GNAT family N-acetyltransferase produces the protein MPLQRLENLSEIAPQAWDTLVPENQPFLRHAFLSALEDSGSLGPHSGWQPEHLLHMEGDRLIAALPSYRKWHSYGEYVFDHAWADACERAGIDYYPKLLTAVPFSPVSGPRLLAASVEDGFELLKSLPGYLEIEELSSAHINFTDSFTDAALAEQPGWLQRIGCQYHWQNRGYRDFQDFLDVLSSRKRKQMRKEREQVAGQGIEFEWLEGRQLDQAQWDFVYACYANTYAVRRQRPYLTREFFSLLAERMPESIRVVLAKQGSRPVAMAFSLVGGDSFYGRYWGCLAEFDRLHFETCFYQGMDYAIANGFQRFDAGAQGEHKLIRGFEPVITHSWHYLRHPGLKAAVKDFLQQERVGVLAYAEEARTALPYRQD